One region of Streptomyces capillispiralis genomic DNA includes:
- a CDS encoding acetate kinase, giving the protein MSPSRVLVLNSGSSSVKYQLLDMDDGSRLASGLVERIGERTSLVRHTPLAAGGEGRERTGPVADHDAALKAMAGELAADGLGLDSPELAAIGHRVVHGGKHFTEPTVIDDRVLAEIERLIPVAPLHNPANLTGIRTAMALRPDLPQVAVFDTAFHTTMPESAARYAIDVRTADEHRIRRYGFHGTSHAYVSRATAELLGKAPEEVNVIVLHLGNGASASAVRGGRCVDTSMGLTPLEGLVMGTRSGDMDPAVIFHLMRVGGMSADEIDTLLNKKSGLVGLCGDNDMREIRRRIDEGDEEAKLAFDIYIHRLKKYIGAYYAVLGRVDAVAFTAGVGENAAPVREAAVAGLEGLGLAVDGGRNAVRGGGPRLISPEGARVAVAVVPTDEEREIAQQTYALVGKHN; this is encoded by the coding sequence GTGAGCCCGTCCCGTGTCCTCGTCCTCAACTCCGGCTCCTCGTCGGTGAAGTACCAGCTGCTGGACATGGACGACGGCAGCCGGCTGGCCTCCGGGCTGGTCGAGCGGATCGGCGAGCGGACCTCCCTGGTGCGGCACACCCCGCTCGCCGCAGGCGGGGAGGGCCGGGAGCGGACCGGGCCGGTCGCCGACCACGACGCCGCGCTGAAGGCGATGGCCGGGGAACTGGCCGCCGACGGGCTGGGCCTGGACTCCCCCGAGCTGGCCGCGATCGGCCACCGGGTGGTGCACGGCGGCAAGCACTTCACCGAGCCGACGGTGATCGACGACCGGGTCCTCGCCGAGATCGAGCGGTTGATCCCGGTGGCGCCGCTGCACAACCCGGCCAACCTCACCGGCATCCGCACCGCCATGGCGCTGCGCCCCGACCTGCCGCAGGTGGCCGTCTTCGACACCGCCTTCCACACCACGATGCCGGAGTCCGCGGCCCGTTACGCGATCGACGTGAGGACCGCCGACGAGCACCGCATCCGCCGCTACGGCTTCCACGGCACCTCGCACGCGTACGTCTCGCGGGCCACCGCGGAGCTGCTGGGGAAGGCGCCCGAGGAGGTGAACGTGATCGTGCTGCACCTGGGCAACGGGGCGTCCGCCTCGGCCGTACGGGGTGGCCGTTGCGTGGACACCTCCATGGGGCTCACACCCTTGGAGGGGCTGGTGATGGGTACGCGGTCGGGAGACATGGACCCGGCCGTCATCTTCCATTTGATGCGTGTTGGCGGAATGTCCGCCGACGAGATCGACACTCTTCTCAACAAGAAGAGCGGTCTGGTCGGACTCTGCGGTGACAACGACATGCGGGAGATCCGGCGCCGGATCGACGAGGGCGACGAAGAGGCGAAGCTGGCGTTCGACATCTACATTCACCGTCTGAAGAAGTACATCGGTGCCTATTACGCTGTTCTCGGGCGGGTGGACGCGGTGGCCTTCACGGCCGGGGTGGGCGAGAACGCCGCCCCGGTGCGGGAGGCGGCCGTGGCGGGCCTGGAAGGGCTGGGCCTGGCGGTGGACGGCGGGCGCAACGCCGTGCGCGGCGGCGGGCCCCGGCTGATCTCGCCCGAGGGCGCGCGGGTCGCGGTCGCGGTGGTGCCGACGGACGAGGAAAGGGAGATCGCACAGCAGACATACGCACTGGTGGGAAAGCACAACTGA
- the pyk gene encoding pyruvate kinase, translating into MRRSKIVCTLGPAVDSHEQLVALIEAGMNVARFNFSHGSHAEHQGRYDRVRAAAKETGRAIGVLADLQGPKIRLETFAEGPVELVRGDEFTITTEDVPGDRTICGTTYKGLPGDVSKGDQILINDGNVELKVTEVDGSRVRTIVIEGGVISDHKGINLPGTAVNVPALSEKDVEDLRFALRMGCDLVALSFVRDAKDVADVHRVMDEEGRRVPVIAKVEKPQAVENMEDVVAAFDAVMVARGDLAVEYPLEKVPMVQKRLIELCRRNAKPVIVATQMMESMITNSRPTRAEASDVANAILDGADAVMLSAESSVGAYPIETVRTMSKIVQAAEQELLSKGLQPLVPGKKPRTQGGSVARAACEIADFLGGKGLVAFTQSGDTARRLCRYRAAQPILAFTTDESTRNQLALSWGVEPHVVPFVNSTDEMVDLVEQELVRLSRFSEGDIVVITAGSPPGVPGTTNMVRVHHLGGPTS; encoded by the coding sequence ATGCGCCGTTCGAAAATCGTCTGTACTCTCGGCCCCGCGGTCGACTCCCACGAGCAGCTCGTCGCTCTGATCGAAGCCGGCATGAACGTGGCCCGCTTCAACTTCAGCCACGGCTCGCACGCCGAGCACCAGGGCCGGTACGACCGGGTCCGTGCCGCCGCCAAGGAGACGGGCCGGGCCATCGGTGTCCTCGCCGACCTCCAGGGCCCGAAGATCCGCCTGGAGACCTTCGCCGAAGGCCCCGTCGAGCTGGTGCGCGGTGACGAGTTCACCATCACCACCGAGGACGTCCCGGGCGACCGGACGATCTGCGGGACGACCTACAAGGGCCTGCCCGGCGACGTGTCCAAGGGCGACCAGATCCTGATCAACGACGGCAACGTCGAGCTGAAGGTCACCGAGGTCGACGGCTCCCGGGTGCGGACGATCGTCATCGAGGGCGGTGTCATCTCCGACCACAAGGGCATCAACCTGCCCGGCACGGCGGTGAACGTCCCCGCGCTGTCCGAGAAGGACGTCGAGGACCTGCGCTTCGCCCTCCGGATGGGCTGCGACCTGGTCGCCCTGTCCTTCGTCCGGGACGCCAAGGACGTCGCCGACGTGCACCGCGTGATGGACGAGGAGGGCCGCCGGGTCCCCGTCATCGCCAAGGTGGAGAAGCCGCAGGCGGTGGAGAACATGGAGGACGTCGTGGCGGCGTTCGACGCCGTCATGGTCGCCCGCGGCGACCTGGCCGTCGAGTACCCGCTCGAGAAGGTCCCCATGGTGCAGAAGCGCCTGATCGAGCTGTGCCGGCGCAACGCCAAGCCGGTGATCGTGGCGACCCAGATGATGGAGTCGATGATCACCAACTCCCGTCCGACCCGCGCCGAGGCCTCCGACGTGGCCAACGCGATCCTGGACGGCGCCGACGCGGTCATGCTGTCGGCCGAGTCCAGTGTGGGCGCGTACCCGATCGAGACGGTGCGGACGATGTCGAAGATCGTCCAGGCGGCCGAGCAGGAGCTGCTCTCCAAGGGCCTGCAGCCGCTGGTGCCCGGCAAGAAGCCGCGCACGCAGGGCGGTTCGGTGGCCCGCGCGGCCTGCGAGATCGCCGACTTCCTCGGTGGCAAGGGCCTGGTGGCCTTCACCCAGTCCGGCGACACCGCCCGCCGGCTGTGCCGCTACCGGGCGGCCCAGCCGATCCTGGCGTTCACCACGGACGAGTCCACCCGCAACCAGCTGGCGCTCAGCTGGGGCGTCGAGCCGCACGTCGTGCCGTTCGTGAACAGCACCGACGAGATGGTCGACCTGGTCGAGCAGGAGCTGGTCCGGCTGAGCCGGTTCAGCGAGGGCGACATCGTGGTGATCACCGCCGGTTCGCCGCCCGGTGTCCCCGGCACCACCAACATGGTCCGCGTCCACCACCTGGGCGGCCCGACCAGCTGA
- a CDS encoding DUF6114 domain-containing protein, protein MSAETPGESAGTFARLRLRFRDWRGTRPFWAGLFTVLGGIPIAYFPYATLKLGHMSLAMATTAGAGSLIIGVLLVTLGLTMWFQSATRVFAGVAAILLALVSLVVSNIGGFLIGFLLALVGGALALSWVPGKPSSGATGDHHGSDAPAGQAAPGGIPEDPAAGPYFPAAPYEKGEDGETDGVRAAARDGGHRVG, encoded by the coding sequence ATGAGTGCCGAGACTCCGGGCGAGAGCGCCGGGACCTTCGCCCGGTTGCGTCTGCGATTCCGCGACTGGCGGGGCACCCGGCCGTTCTGGGCCGGCCTGTTCACCGTGCTGGGCGGAATACCCATCGCGTACTTCCCCTACGCCACGCTCAAGCTGGGCCACATGTCGCTCGCCATGGCGACGACCGCCGGCGCGGGATCACTGATCATCGGCGTGCTGCTGGTCACGCTGGGCCTGACGATGTGGTTCCAGTCGGCCACCCGGGTCTTCGCCGGTGTCGCGGCGATCCTGCTGGCCCTGGTGTCCCTCGTGGTCTCCAACATCGGCGGATTCCTGATCGGTTTCCTGCTGGCGCTGGTCGGCGGCGCGCTCGCCCTCTCCTGGGTGCCGGGCAAGCCGTCGTCCGGGGCGACGGGTGACCACCACGGTTCCGACGCGCCCGCCGGGCAGGCGGCCCCGGGCGGCATACCCGAAGACCCCGCCGCGGGGCCGTACTTCCCGGCCGCCCCCTACGAGAAGGGGGAAGACGGTGAGACGGACGGTGTCCGGGCCGCAGCGCGCGACGGGGGGCACCGTGTCGGCTGA
- a CDS encoding DUF6230 family protein: MESQVRGGTRWKRFAVVMVPSVLATAAVGVGLAQGALAASFSVSGQQFKVTAGHLHGVGFAQYGGIDTVYKSTEGKEKTPVPVAISSFETARIDKMCQSVATKIPLIGKTVYLRLEAGNDPKKPVTAENLYIDVAQLKADAKFTNIDIGVAVQDKTRGPAVKEGESVLPGGFAQQAQTADLYGVEQTAWATTAGTFTLNGLSMRLGTDSEMECY; encoded by the coding sequence ATGGAGTCCCAGGTGCGTGGCGGGACCAGATGGAAGCGGTTCGCTGTGGTCATGGTGCCCAGCGTGCTCGCCACGGCGGCGGTGGGTGTCGGTCTGGCGCAGGGTGCGCTCGCGGCCTCGTTCAGCGTCTCCGGCCAGCAGTTCAAGGTGACGGCAGGTCATCTGCACGGTGTGGGTTTCGCCCAGTACGGCGGTATCGACACCGTTTACAAGTCGACCGAGGGCAAGGAGAAGACGCCGGTCCCGGTCGCCATCTCGTCCTTCGAGACGGCGCGGATCGACAAGATGTGCCAGTCGGTGGCGACGAAGATCCCTCTCATAGGGAAGACCGTCTACCTCCGCCTCGAAGCGGGCAACGACCCGAAGAAGCCGGTCACGGCCGAGAACCTGTACATCGACGTCGCCCAGCTCAAGGCCGACGCGAAGTTCACGAACATCGACATCGGTGTCGCGGTTCAGGACAAGACCCGCGGTCCCGCCGTCAAGGAGGGCGAGAGCGTGCTGCCGGGCGGCTTCGCCCAGCAGGCGCAGACGGCCGACCTCTACGGCGTCGAGCAGACGGCGTGGGCGACCACGGCCGGCACGTTCACGCTGAACGGCCTGTCGATGCGTCTCGGTACGGACTCCGAGATGGAGTGCTACTGA
- a CDS encoding tetratricopeptide repeat protein — protein sequence MQPRNMSMSGVVDLAAVKAAQEAKAKAEQARAEAARQGGGGAISPADLVIDVDEAGFERDVLQRSTEVPVVIDFWAEWCEPCKQLSPLLERLTVEYNGRILLAKIDVDANQMLMQQFGIQGIPAVFAVVAGQALPLFQGAAGEAQIRQTFDQLVEVGEQRFGLTGLAVDPDAEPGGAARTAPAEAAGPYDALLEAAVRALDSGDLAGAVQAYKNVLADDPGNPEAALGLAQAELLQRVQGLDPQQVREEAAEKPGDAGAQIAAADLDLVGGHVEDAFGRLIDTVARTAGDDRDAARVRLLELFEVVGADDPRVIAARRALARALF from the coding sequence ATGCAGCCACGGAACATGTCCATGAGCGGAGTCGTCGACCTCGCCGCGGTGAAGGCGGCCCAGGAGGCCAAGGCGAAGGCGGAGCAGGCGCGCGCGGAAGCGGCCCGGCAGGGCGGCGGGGGCGCGATCTCCCCGGCCGATCTCGTCATCGACGTCGACGAGGCCGGCTTCGAGCGCGATGTCCTGCAGCGGTCCACCGAGGTCCCGGTCGTCATCGACTTCTGGGCCGAGTGGTGCGAGCCCTGCAAGCAGCTGAGCCCCCTGCTGGAGCGGCTCACCGTCGAGTACAACGGGCGGATCCTCCTCGCCAAGATCGATGTCGACGCCAACCAGATGCTGATGCAGCAGTTCGGGATCCAGGGGATCCCGGCCGTCTTCGCGGTGGTGGCCGGGCAGGCCCTGCCGCTCTTCCAGGGGGCCGCGGGCGAGGCGCAGATCCGCCAGACCTTCGACCAGCTGGTGGAGGTCGGCGAGCAGCGCTTCGGCCTGACCGGTCTCGCCGTCGACCCCGACGCCGAGCCGGGCGGCGCCGCCCGGACGGCTCCGGCCGAGGCCGCGGGCCCGTACGACGCCCTGCTGGAGGCCGCCGTACGGGCGCTGGACTCCGGTGACCTCGCCGGTGCGGTCCAGGCGTACAAGAACGTGCTCGCCGACGACCCGGGCAACCCCGAGGCCGCGCTGGGGCTCGCCCAGGCCGAACTGCTCCAGCGGGTGCAGGGCCTGGACCCGCAGCAGGTGCGCGAGGAGGCCGCCGAGAAGCCGGGTGACGCCGGCGCGCAGATCGCCGCCGCCGACCTGGACCTGGTGGGCGGTCATGTCGAGGACGCCTTCGGGCGGCTCATCGACACGGTGGCGCGCACCGCGGGCGACGACCGCGACGCCGCACGGGTGCGGCTGCTGGAGCTGTTCGAGGTGGTCGGCGCCGACGATCCGCGCGTGATCGCCGCCCGTCGGGCGCTGGCGCGGGCCCTGTTCTGA
- a CDS encoding TetR/AcrR family transcriptional regulator, translating into MQSRTPASRAGRPRSAAADAAILAATREALVELGWSRLTLGDVAMRAGVAKTTLYRRWAGKNELVVDAVAELFDELTLPDRGSLAADIEGVVLQFAAILARPEARSGLMAVVAEATRDDALRERIRASIVERQKRLVLAGRARAQARGELPPEPDTREAARTVDLIFDMVAGAVVHRTLVSAEPADEEWVHGFTRVLLSGLAAAPYRGDREAP; encoded by the coding sequence ATGCAGAGCCGCACCCCAGCCAGTCGCGCCGGGCGCCCGCGCAGTGCCGCCGCGGACGCCGCGATCCTGGCCGCGACGCGGGAGGCCCTGGTCGAACTGGGCTGGTCCAGGCTCACCCTGGGGGACGTGGCGATGCGCGCCGGGGTGGCGAAGACCACCCTCTACCGGCGCTGGGCGGGCAAGAACGAACTGGTCGTGGACGCGGTCGCGGAACTCTTCGACGAGCTGACCCTGCCCGACCGCGGCTCACTGGCCGCCGACATCGAGGGCGTGGTACTCCAGTTCGCGGCGATCCTGGCCCGCCCGGAGGCCAGGAGCGGGCTGATGGCGGTGGTCGCCGAGGCCACCCGTGACGACGCGCTGCGCGAGCGCATCCGCGCCTCGATCGTCGAACGGCAGAAACGGCTCGTTCTCGCGGGTCGGGCGCGGGCGCAGGCCCGGGGCGAGCTGCCGCCCGAGCCGGACACCCGGGAGGCCGCCCGCACGGTCGACCTGATCTTCGACATGGTGGCCGGCGCGGTGGTCCACCGCACCCTGGTCAGCGCGGAACCGGCGGACGAGGAGTGGGTGCACGGGTTCACCCGGGTCCTGCTGTCGGGCCTCGCCGCCGCGCCGTACCGGGGTGACCGAGAAGCGCCCTGA
- a CDS encoding SAM-dependent methyltransferase, whose protein sequence is MTGTEPVTAPIDTSRPHPARVYDWFLGGKDNYPVDEELGRQIMGVDGTARHVARTNRWFMQRVTRWLAARAGVRQYLDIGTGIPTEPNLHQIAQRIAPESRVVYTDNDPIVLKHAEALLRSTLEGVTAYVQADVCDPGRILERARESLDFTRPVALSLVALTHFLGDEDDPYALVAALVDALPSGSHLVLSQLTADFDPEAVARGVAMYAAGGVTLAPRGRAEIARFFEGLEFVEPGLVQLTDWHPELAVDETVDENAVISLYGAVARKP, encoded by the coding sequence ATGACCGGGACCGAGCCCGTCACCGCACCCATCGACACCTCCAGGCCGCACCCGGCCCGGGTCTACGACTGGTTCCTCGGCGGCAAGGACAACTACCCGGTGGACGAGGAGCTGGGCCGGCAGATCATGGGCGTCGACGGCACGGCCCGGCACGTCGCCCGCACCAACCGCTGGTTCATGCAGCGCGTCACCCGGTGGCTGGCCGCGCGGGCAGGTGTCCGCCAGTACCTGGACATCGGCACCGGCATCCCCACCGAACCCAATCTGCACCAGATCGCCCAGCGCATCGCGCCGGAGTCCCGCGTCGTCTACACGGACAACGACCCCATCGTGCTGAAGCACGCGGAGGCGCTGCTGCGCAGCACCCTCGAAGGAGTCACCGCCTACGTCCAGGCCGATGTGTGCGACCCCGGCCGCATCCTGGAACGGGCCCGCGAGAGCCTGGACTTCACCCGGCCGGTGGCGCTGTCCCTGGTGGCGCTGACGCACTTCCTCGGCGACGAGGACGACCCGTACGCCCTGGTGGCCGCGCTCGTCGACGCCCTGCCCTCCGGCAGTCACCTCGTCCTGTCGCAGCTCACCGCCGACTTCGACCCCGAGGCGGTGGCGCGCGGCGTCGCGATGTACGCGGCGGGCGGTGTCACCCTCGCGCCGCGCGGCCGCGCGGAGATCGCCCGCTTCTTCGAGGGGCTGGAGTTCGTGGAGCCCGGGCTGGTGCAGCTGACCGACTGGCACCCCGAGCTGGCCGTCGACGAGACCGTCGACGAGAACGCCGTGATCTCGCTGTACGGGGCGGTGGCCCGCAAGCCGTGA
- a CDS encoding LysR family transcriptional regulator, with the protein MFDSRHIKTFHEVVRTGSYSAAARALGYTQPAITQQMKALERETGSALFVRVGRGLRLTEAGEALARHTSAILDAMSSAREQMNALTRLRAGRVRLCAFPSANSTLVPETLAGLTADHPALRVDLLENEPPESLRRLIRGECDIALAFTYPGLHEQVPEGLVEVPLLEDQLTVLLPAGHPLARRRAVRLTDLAGERWIAGCPRCRANLLHECAEEGFVPDIAFMTDDNLAVQSLVAEGLGVAMLPSLVLNFMRHPKVAGRPLRPISRRKISAYVLPEHLRIPATARVLDQLRSVAARKDGC; encoded by the coding sequence GTGTTCGATTCCCGGCACATCAAGACGTTCCACGAGGTGGTCAGGACCGGCTCCTACTCGGCCGCCGCCCGTGCCCTCGGTTACACCCAGCCGGCGATCACCCAGCAGATGAAGGCCCTGGAGCGGGAGACCGGCTCCGCCCTGTTCGTCCGGGTGGGCCGCGGACTGCGTCTCACCGAGGCCGGCGAGGCGCTGGCCCGGCACACCTCGGCCATCCTCGACGCCATGTCCAGCGCGCGGGAACAGATGAACGCCCTCACCCGGCTGCGCGCCGGACGCGTCCGGCTGTGCGCCTTCCCCAGCGCCAACTCCACGCTCGTCCCCGAGACGCTGGCCGGGCTGACCGCCGACCACCCCGCGCTCCGCGTCGACCTGCTGGAGAACGAGCCGCCCGAGTCGCTGCGGCGGCTGATCCGGGGCGAGTGCGACATCGCGCTGGCGTTCACCTACCCCGGGCTGCACGAACAGGTGCCGGAGGGGCTGGTGGAGGTACCGCTGCTGGAGGACCAGCTGACCGTGCTGCTGCCGGCCGGGCACCCGCTGGCCCGCCGGCGGGCGGTCCGGCTGACCGATCTCGCGGGCGAGCGCTGGATCGCCGGCTGTCCGCGCTGCCGGGCGAACCTGCTGCACGAGTGCGCGGAGGAGGGGTTCGTGCCCGACATCGCGTTCATGACCGACGACAACCTCGCCGTGCAGAGCCTGGTCGCGGAGGGGCTGGGCGTCGCCATGCTCCCCTCGCTCGTCCTGAACTTCATGCGCCACCCGAAGGTGGCCGGTCGTCCGCTCCGTCCGATCTCCCGGCGCAAGATCTCGGCCTACGTGCTGCCCGAGCACCTGCGCATCCCGGCGACGGCGCGCGTCCTCGACCAGCTCAGGTCCGTCGCCGCCCGCAAGGACGGCTGCTGA
- a CDS encoding cysteine dioxygenase family protein yields MPPAASAPSPPGAFTAPRPTARLAALIADIRGTVGRGLPPDPTAHLVGECLAPHLGAPDLLTPEQRASDPARYRQHLLHAEHDGSFSLVALVWLPGQGTSVHDHIAWCTTGVHQGRERERRYRLLPAAVPDGTARLVATADVVNATGEVCGFAPPGDIHRVWNDGPGTAISLHVYGADLSRFGTSVRRVYPLPADR; encoded by the coding sequence ATGCCTCCCGCTGCCAGTGCCCCGAGTCCCCCGGGCGCCTTCACGGCCCCGCGCCCCACCGCACGCCTCGCCGCCCTGATCGCGGACATCAGGGGAACCGTCGGACGCGGACTGCCACCGGATCCGACGGCCCACCTCGTCGGGGAGTGCCTGGCCCCGCACCTGGGCGCCCCCGACCTGCTCACCCCGGAGCAGCGCGCGAGCGACCCGGCGCGCTACCGGCAGCACCTGCTGCACGCCGAACACGACGGCAGTTTCTCCCTCGTCGCGCTCGTCTGGCTGCCGGGCCAGGGCACCTCGGTGCACGACCACATCGCCTGGTGCACCACCGGCGTCCACCAGGGCCGGGAGCGGGAGCGCCGGTACAGGCTCCTGCCGGCCGCCGTCCCGGACGGCACCGCCCGGCTCGTCGCCACCGCCGACGTGGTGAACGCGACGGGCGAGGTCTGCGGTTTCGCGCCGCCGGGCGACATCCACCGGGTGTGGAACGACGGGCCGGGCACCGCGATATCCCTGCACGTCTACGGCGCCGACCTCTCCCGCTTCGGCACCAGCGTCCGCCGGGTGTACCCGCTGCCGGCGGACCGCTGA
- a CDS encoding YeiH family protein, which produces MALLRERAAATPPAGRPAAARRHGLALALLGVALAWCAHRALPGVPMLTAAVVLGVAAAHLPRLRTVVRTTARPGLSYAGRRLMRAGIVLLGLRLAFDDVRALGWATVLMVIGVVTVTLLGTWWLGRRLGLPGDQPLLIAAGYAVCGASAIGAVGEARGSDERDTAASVALVTLCGTLAIAVLPLLQGVLGLGDAAFGRWVGASVHDVGQVVATAQTAGGTALGEAVLVKLMRVALLAPIVAAVALGVRRGRGRAPGAARVPLVPLFVVGFLAAVALRSTGLLPAAALDTAGVAQELLLAAALFGLGSAVDLPALTRTGVRVAALGLCAWVVVAGLSYAGVLLVS; this is translated from the coding sequence ATGGCGCTGCTGCGGGAACGGGCCGCCGCCACGCCCCCGGCCGGCCGTCCGGCCGCGGCCCGCCGCCACGGGCTGGCCCTCGCCCTGCTCGGTGTCGCCCTCGCCTGGTGCGCGCACCGGGCCCTGCCGGGTGTGCCGATGCTCACCGCCGCCGTCGTGCTCGGCGTGGCGGCCGCCCATCTGCCCCGGCTGCGGACCGTCGTACGGACCACCGCGCGGCCGGGGCTGTCGTACGCGGGCAGGCGGCTGATGCGGGCCGGGATCGTGCTGCTCGGGCTGCGGCTCGCCTTCGACGACGTCCGCGCCCTGGGCTGGGCCACCGTCCTCATGGTGATCGGCGTCGTGACGGTCACCCTGCTCGGCACCTGGTGGCTGGGCCGGCGGCTGGGGCTGCCCGGGGACCAGCCGCTGCTGATCGCCGCCGGGTACGCGGTGTGCGGGGCGTCGGCGATCGGCGCGGTGGGCGAGGCGCGGGGCAGCGACGAGCGGGACACGGCCGCCTCGGTGGCGTTGGTCACCCTCTGCGGCACGCTCGCCATCGCCGTACTGCCGCTGCTCCAGGGCGTGCTCGGGCTGGGCGACGCCGCGTTCGGGCGGTGGGTCGGCGCGAGCGTGCACGACGTCGGACAGGTGGTCGCCACCGCGCAGACCGCGGGCGGGACGGCGCTCGGCGAGGCGGTGCTGGTGAAGCTGATGCGGGTGGCGCTGCTCGCGCCGATCGTGGCGGCGGTGGCGCTGGGTGTCCGGCGCGGGCGGGGGCGTGCGCCGGGCGCGGCCCGGGTGCCGCTCGTCCCGCTCTTCGTCGTCGGCTTCCTGGCCGCCGTGGCCCTGCGCAGCACGGGTCTGCTGCCCGCGGCGGCGCTGGACACGGCCGGTGTCGCGCAGGAACTGCTGCTGGCCGCCGCCCTGTTCGGGCTCGGCAGCGCGGTCGACCTGCCCGCCCTGACCCGCACGGGCGTCCGGGTCGCCGCGCTTGGCCTGTGCGCCTGGGTGGTCGTGGCCGGACTGTCGTACGCCGGGGTGCTGCTGGTGTCGTGA
- a CDS encoding acyl-CoA mutase large subunit family protein: MDADAIEEGRRRWQARYDAARTRDADFTTLSGDPVEPVYGPRPGDTYDGFERIGWPGEYPFTRGLYPTGYRGRTWTIRQFAGFGNAEQTNERYKMILGNGGGGLSVAFDMPTLMGRDSDDPRSLGEVGHCGVAIDSAADMEVLFRDIPLGDVTTSMTISGPAVPVFCMYLVAAERQGVDPAVLNGTLQTDIFKEYIAQKEWLFQPEPHLRLIGDLMEHCAAGIPAYKPLSVSGYHIREAGATAAQELAYTLADGFGYVELGLSRGLDVDVFAPGLSFFFDAHVDFFEEIAKFRAARRIWARWMRDVYGARSEKAQWLRFHTQTAGVSLTAQQPYNNVVRTAVEALAAVLGGTNSLHTNALDETLALPSEQAAEIALRTQQVLMEETGVANVADPLGGSWYVEQLTDRIEADAEKIFEQIKERGLRAHPDGQHPIGPITSGILRGIEDGWFTGEIAESAFRYQQALEKGDKRVVGVNVHTGSVTGDLEILRVSHEVEREQVRLLGERKAARDDATVRGALDAMVAAARSGANMIEPMLDAVRAEATLGEICGVLRDEWGVYTEPAGF, translated from the coding sequence ATGGACGCTGACGCCATCGAGGAGGGCCGCCGACGCTGGCAGGCCCGGTACGACGCCGCGCGCACGCGCGACGCAGACTTCACCACGCTCTCCGGCGATCCCGTGGAGCCGGTGTACGGACCACGGCCCGGGGACACCTACGACGGGTTCGAGCGGATCGGCTGGCCGGGGGAGTACCCCTTCACCCGCGGGCTGTATCCCACCGGCTACCGGGGGCGTACGTGGACCATCCGGCAGTTCGCCGGGTTCGGCAACGCCGAGCAGACCAACGAGCGCTACAAGATGATCCTCGGCAACGGCGGGGGCGGCCTGTCCGTCGCCTTCGACATGCCGACGCTCATGGGCCGCGACTCCGACGACCCGCGCTCCCTGGGCGAGGTCGGCCACTGCGGGGTGGCGATCGACTCGGCGGCCGACATGGAGGTCCTGTTCCGGGACATCCCGCTCGGCGACGTGACCACGTCGATGACGATCAGCGGGCCCGCCGTGCCCGTCTTCTGCATGTACCTCGTCGCCGCCGAACGCCAGGGCGTCGACCCGGCCGTGCTCAACGGCACGCTCCAGACGGACATCTTCAAGGAGTACATCGCGCAGAAGGAGTGGCTCTTCCAGCCCGAGCCCCATCTGCGCCTGATCGGCGACCTGATGGAGCACTGCGCGGCCGGCATCCCCGCCTACAAGCCGCTCTCGGTCTCCGGCTACCACATCCGCGAGGCCGGGGCGACGGCCGCGCAGGAGCTGGCGTACACGCTCGCGGACGGCTTCGGGTACGTGGAGCTGGGGCTGTCGCGCGGCCTGGACGTGGACGTCTTCGCGCCCGGCCTGTCCTTCTTCTTCGACGCGCACGTCGACTTCTTCGAGGAGATCGCCAAGTTCCGCGCCGCCCGCCGCATCTGGGCCCGCTGGATGCGCGACGTCTACGGCGCCAGGAGCGAGAAGGCGCAGTGGCTGCGCTTCCACACCCAGACCGCCGGTGTCTCGCTCACCGCCCAGCAGCCGTACAACAACGTCGTCCGTACGGCCGTCGAGGCGCTGGCGGCGGTGCTCGGCGGCACGAACTCCCTCCACACCAACGCCCTGGACGAGACCCTCGCCCTGCCCAGCGAGCAGGCCGCCGAGATCGCCCTGCGCACCCAGCAGGTGCTGATGGAGGAGACCGGCGTCGCCAACGTCGCCGACCCGCTGGGCGGTTCCTGGTACGTCGAGCAGCTCACCGACCGCATCGAGGCCGACGCGGAGAAGATCTTCGAGCAGATCAAGGAGCGGGGCCTGCGCGCCCACCCGGACGGGCAGCACCCGATCGGGCCGATCACCTCCGGCATCCTGCGCGGCATCGAGGACGGCTGGTTCACCGGCGAGATCGCCGAGTCGGCGTTCCGCTACCAGCAGGCGCTGGAGAAGGGCGACAAGCGGGTCGTCGGCGTCAACGTGCACACCGGGTCCGTCACCGGCGACCTGGAGATCCTGCGCGTCAGCCACGAGGTGGAGCGCGAGCAGGTACGGCTCCTCGGCGAGCGCAAGGCCGCCCGCGACGACGCGACGGTGCGCGGCGCGCTCGACGCCATGGTCGCCGCGGCCCGCTCCGGCGCCAACATGATCGAGCCGATGCTCGACGCCGTCCGCGCGGAGGCGACCCTCGGCGAGATCTGCGGCGTCCTGCGCGACGAGTGGGGCGTCTACACGGAGCCCGCCGGCTTCTGA